A portion of the Drosophila sechellia strain sech25 chromosome 2R, ASM438219v1, whole genome shotgun sequence genome contains these proteins:
- the LOC6615318 gene encoding SR-related and CTD-associated factor 4 isoform X2 produces the protein METVVAFNNELSGLYDSRPPISKAKMAAITKSAMRAIKLYKHVVQSVEKFILKCKPEYKVPGLYVIDSIVRQSRHQYGMDKDLFAPRFQRNLTETFANLFRCAPEDKSRIIRVLNLWQKNNVFKSEVIQPIFDLADPNHPIYHQMPPVGGSGGQGVGVGPGPSSSGALSLADISSGPNGLNSSGMEISMNSSVGDDKMGGAMPDLSEKKIKQLLNNPNVLRQLHTLQNFQNLKPQEENQKHRYQDEALQQHFQNVMKGNAGMPPGMGMGMGMGMNMNDSMDLNKDVEFISEQQTIEVINLDGGDSRSPTPDRDRYKRSRRNSRSRTRSPRGRGAGGGTGNDRRRRGSRSRSRSRSPRSSRRRGSRDRDRMDRSNRDKERDREHERERRKKGLPDIKKEHLSVCSTTLWVGHLSKLVYQEELSDTFGEYGDIVSIDQIVPRGCAFIVMNRRQDAHKAMQALKNHKLQGRAITISWAAGKGVKSKEWKDYWDLELGVTYIPWSKLSSDTDFDALEEGGMFDEDTMPIQMKQKINQAKNAAKEHKGASIAEAAGAPSVGVPPPNLIFGIDTTQPPPVGPVGPVGPPPGPGAPPPGLMGMVRGQFPMAPPMGINMPPPIMMPPTNMPPPMMMPTTNMPPPMMMPTMIPPGFPGIGGPPHPMGLPPGAPFPPPGAVPPPIPTGGQMSNSGNVSDDQMDIEMDVEDAPPLPPQQANFNPSPSNVDLSPAAMANEMFQQRDRERDRDNRDRSRGPGNSRWGGRDDVVEAAERWRAENGGGPGSGLGPNAAFNEARARLNLNPIEHGMPRPDFMDFDNRGGPGGPRGMGPRGNHNGGPGGDFFPPNMNHNRFNQPTSLMQMRIPPPASFNQRMGGPAGNGGNGVGPMFMRNQGGGPGGGGPSGGGPGGGGPGGGGPGGRQQGPGFFNPRNPFNDNQRGRGGQGGGGGRGVGGGGGGGGPGGRGRWSDDEDEGGNNFKRRGGPGGPGGNRFRGERGGEMMDDRRGNNSRGGRGGPREDRERPGFGNRRGSRDDSNRHSISSTDEGNKTASETEPKPKNVETELGSTNTGAPAAGTRVDTEEDWDQELQDYEARMEAQKPGERASQSANSPQQEKQPEENQNFAKPADVTGDPLVAKSQTETSAACTPLYDELPPPAVPQTPTQPPKEPQGSPPRPAPQVIETEAAPHEESVPAPAAELQTEAPSAEEPQAPAASADVEAEADP, from the exons ATGGAAACCGTTGTTGCCTTCAACAATGAG CTCTCCGGACTCTATGACAGCCGACCGCCCATTTCCAAGGCGAAGATGGCCGCCATCACCAAGTCGGCGATGCGGGCCATCAAGCTGTATAAGCACGTCGTCCAGAGTGTGGAGAAGTTCATCTTGAAGTGCAAGCCGGAGTACAAAGTACCCGGGCTGTATGTAATCGACTCGATAGTGCGCCAATCGCGCCACCAGTACGGCATGGACAAGGATCTGTTCGCGCCCCGATTCCAGCGCAATCTCACGGAGACCTTTGCCAACCTGTTCCGGTGCGCTCCGGAGGACAAGAGCCGCATTATCCGCGTGCTGAACCTGTGGCAAAAAAACAACGTCTTCAAGTCCGAGGTCATCCAGCCGATCTTTGACCTAGCCGACCCGAACCACCCCATCTACCATCAGATGCCTCCGGTGGGTGGCAGTGGAGGACAGGGCGTCGGCGTGGGTCCAGGACCCAGCAGCAGCGGAGCTCTTAGCCTGGCGGACATATCGAGCGGTCCGAACGGTCTGAACAGCTCCGGAATGGAAATAAGCATGAACAGCTCCGTGGGCGACGATAAAATGGGCGGTGCCATGCCCGACTTGTCG GAGAAGAAGATCAAGCAGCTGCTAAACAATCCCAATGTGCTGCGGCAGCTCCATACGCTGCAGAACTTCCAAAACTTGAAGCCGCAGGAGGAGAACCAGAAGCATCGCTATCAGGACGAGGCACTGCAGCAGCATTTCCAGAACGTAATGAAG GGAAATGCTGGTATGCCGCCGGGCATGggaatgggcatgggcatgggcatgaaCATGAACGACAGCATGGACCTCAACAAGGATGTCGAGTTCATATCGGAGCAACAGACCATAGAG GTGATCAATCTGGATGGTGGCGATTCCCGCAGCCCGACGCCCGACCGTGATCGCTACAAGCGCAGTCGCCGGAACAGTCGCAGCCGCACGAGATCTCCGCGAGGACGTGGCGCCGGTGGAGGCACGGGCAATGATCGACGTCGGCGTGGCTCTCGTTCCCGATCGCGCAGCCGATCTCCACGCTCTAGCCGGCGACGCGGATCAAGGGACCGAGATCGCATGGATCGTAGCAACCGGGACAAGGAGCGCGATCGCGAGCACGAGCGTGAGCGGCGCAAGAAGGGATTGCCGGACATCAAAAAGGAACATCTCAGTG TATGCAGCACTACGCTGTGGGTGGGCCACCTGTCTAAGCTTGTTTACCAGGAGGAGCTGTCCGATACCTTTGGCGAGTATGGCGACATAGTGAGCATCGATCAGATTGTGCCGCGTGGATGCGCTTTTATTGTAATGAACCGACGCCAGGACGCCCACAAGGCGATGCAAGCTCTAAAGAACCACAAGCTGCAGGGACGCGCCATCACGATTTCATGGGCCGCCGGCAAGGGTGTGAAAAGCAAGGAGTGGAAGGACTACTGGGACCTCGAACTGGGTGTAACTTACATTCCTTGGTCCAAACTCAGTTCGGATACGGACTTCGACGCCCTGGAGGAGGGTGGTATGTTCGACGAAGACACTATGCCCATCCAAATGAAGCAGAAGATCAACCAGGCCAAGAATGCTGCCAAGGAGCATAAGGGTGCATCCATTGCGGAGGCAGCTGGTGCGCCAAGTGTGGGTGTTCCACCGCCAAATCTGATATTTGGCATCGATACAACCCAACCACCACCGGTTGGTCCAGTCGGCCCAGTGGGTCCTCCACCTGGTCCGGGAGCCCCACCGCCTGGGCTCATGGGTATGGTTAGGGGACAATTTCCGATGGCCCCACCCATGGGCATTAATATGCCACCGCCCATAATGATGCCGCCAACAAACATGCCGCCACCGATGATGATGCCAACGACCAACATGCCTCCTCCAATGATGATGCCGACAATGATTCCTCCTGGCTTTCCAG GCATTGGGGGACCACCACATCCTATGGGCTTGCCACCAGGAGCTCCGTTTCCTCCGCCTGGAGCTGTGCCGCCACCCATTCCCACCGGTGGGCAGATGAGCAATAGTGGCAACGTGAGCGATGATCAAATGGACATTGAAATGGACGTGGAGGACGCCCCACCTCTGCCGCCGCAGCAAGCCAACTTTAATCCGTCCCCCAGCAATGTGGACCTATCGCCGGCGGCCATGGCCAACGAGATGTTCCAGCAGCGGGACAGGGAGCGCGATCGAGATAATAGGGATCGCTCCCGGGGACCGGGCAACTCGCGCTGGGGCGGTCGAGATGATGTCGTTGAAGCGGCAGAACGCTGGCGCGCCGAAAATGGTGGTGGTCCGGGATCTGGACTCGGACCGAACGCAGCCTTTAACGAGGCACGTGCGCGCCTGAACCTAAATCCCATTGAGCACGGGATGCCGAGACCGGACTTCATGG ATTTTGATAATCGCGGTGGACCGGGTGGACCACGAGGAATGGGACCGCGTGGAAACCACAACGGTGGCCCCGGAGGCGACTTTTTCCCGCCCAACATGAATCACAATCGGTTCAATCAGCCCACTAGCTTGATGCAGATGCGCATCCCGCCGCCGGCCTCTTTCAACCAGCGCATGGGTGGTCCAGCTGGTAACGGTGGCAACGGCGTTGGGCCCATGTTTATGCGCAACCAAGGAGGTGGACCAGGTGGTGGTGGACCCAGCGGTGGTGGACCCGGCGGTGGTGGACCCGGCGGCGGTGGCCCGGGCGGACGTCAGCAGGGACCAG GTTTCTTTAATCCTCGGAACCCCTTCAATGACAACCAACGAGGACGTGGAGGTCAAGGTGGAGGCGGAGGTCGCGGCGtgggcggaggaggaggaggtggcggTCCTGGAGGTCGCGGACGTTGGAGCGACGATGAGGACGAGGGCGGAAACAACTTCAAGCGGCGTGGCGGTCCCGGTGGACCAGGCGGTAATAGATTCCGTGGCGAGCGTGGAGGCGAAATGATGGACGACCGTCGCGGCAACAATTCACGGGGTGGACGCGGAGGGCCGCGAGAGGATCGCGAACGTCCGGGCTTCGGAAACAGACGGGGCTCGCGAGATGACAGCAACCGCCATTCAATAAGTTCGACGGATGAAGGCAACAAGACGGCTTCGGAGACGGAACCCAAGCCCAAAAACGTTGAAACCGAATTAGGTAGCACCAACACCGGTGCGCCAGCTGCGGGAACTAGAGTGGACACCGAGGAGGATTGGGATCAGGAGCTTCAAGACTATGAGGCGAGAATGGAGGCCCAAAAGCCAGGCGAACGAGCATCTCAGTCTGCCAACAGTCCGCAGCAGGAAAAGCAGCCGGAGGAGAATCAAAACTTCGCAAAGCCAGCCGACGTCACCGGCGATCCTTTGGTTGCGAAATCACAAACAGAAACTTCAGCCGCCTGCACGCCCCTTTATGACGAGCTGCCACCGCCAGCAGTTCCACAGACACCAACTCAGCCCCCGAAAGAACCTCAAGGTTCTCCGCCCCGGCCGGCGCCGCAAGTCATTGAAACCGAGGCTGCGCCCCATGAGGAATCGGTTCCAGCGCCGGCTGCTGAACTCCAAACGGAGGCTCCATCCGCGGAGGAACCCCAAGCCCCAGCTGCTTCCGCCGATGTCGAAGCCGAAGCTGATCCCTAG
- the LOC6615318 gene encoding SR-related and CTD-associated factor 4 isoform X1 codes for METVVAFNNELSGLYDSRPPISKAKMAAITKSAMRAIKLYKHVVQSVEKFILKCKPEYKVPGLYVIDSIVRQSRHQYGMDKDLFAPRFQRNLTETFANLFRCAPEDKSRIIRVLNLWQKNNVFKSEVIQPIFDLADPNHPIYHQMPPVGGSGGQGVGVGPGPSSSGALSLADISSGPNGLNSSGMEISMNSSVGDDKMGGAMPDLSLGHEKFGGGSSSSKRHYSEQHYSKRQSVVSCSSKTSKSHHHKREYVKSSHDIEYQVREIIEEEDDGLQMLMADDHHCMGDDSPPTSSNLLDEKKIKQLLNNPNVLRQLHTLQNFQNLKPQEENQKHRYQDEALQQHFQNVMKGNAGMPPGMGMGMGMGMNMNDSMDLNKDVEFISEQQTIEVINLDGGDSRSPTPDRDRYKRSRRNSRSRTRSPRGRGAGGGTGNDRRRRGSRSRSRSRSPRSSRRRGSRDRDRMDRSNRDKERDREHERERRKKGLPDIKKEHLSVCSTTLWVGHLSKLVYQEELSDTFGEYGDIVSIDQIVPRGCAFIVMNRRQDAHKAMQALKNHKLQGRAITISWAAGKGVKSKEWKDYWDLELGVTYIPWSKLSSDTDFDALEEGGMFDEDTMPIQMKQKINQAKNAAKEHKGASIAEAAGAPSVGVPPPNLIFGIDTTQPPPVGPVGPVGPPPGPGAPPPGLMGMVRGQFPMAPPMGINMPPPIMMPPTNMPPPMMMPTTNMPPPMMMPTMIPPGFPGIGGPPHPMGLPPGAPFPPPGAVPPPIPTGGQMSNSGNVSDDQMDIEMDVEDAPPLPPQQANFNPSPSNVDLSPAAMANEMFQQRDRERDRDNRDRSRGPGNSRWGGRDDVVEAAERWRAENGGGPGSGLGPNAAFNEARARLNLNPIEHGMPRPDFMDFDNRGGPGGPRGMGPRGNHNGGPGGDFFPPNMNHNRFNQPTSLMQMRIPPPASFNQRMGGPAGNGGNGVGPMFMRNQGGGPGGGGPSGGGPGGGGPGGGGPGGRQQGPGFFNPRNPFNDNQRGRGGQGGGGGRGVGGGGGGGGPGGRGRWSDDEDEGGNNFKRRGGPGGPGGNRFRGERGGEMMDDRRGNNSRGGRGGPREDRERPGFGNRRGSRDDSNRHSISSTDEGNKTASETEPKPKNVETELGSTNTGAPAAGTRVDTEEDWDQELQDYEARMEAQKPGERASQSANSPQQEKQPEENQNFAKPADVTGDPLVAKSQTETSAACTPLYDELPPPAVPQTPTQPPKEPQGSPPRPAPQVIETEAAPHEESVPAPAAELQTEAPSAEEPQAPAASADVEAEADP; via the exons ATGGAAACCGTTGTTGCCTTCAACAATGAG CTCTCCGGACTCTATGACAGCCGACCGCCCATTTCCAAGGCGAAGATGGCCGCCATCACCAAGTCGGCGATGCGGGCCATCAAGCTGTATAAGCACGTCGTCCAGAGTGTGGAGAAGTTCATCTTGAAGTGCAAGCCGGAGTACAAAGTACCCGGGCTGTATGTAATCGACTCGATAGTGCGCCAATCGCGCCACCAGTACGGCATGGACAAGGATCTGTTCGCGCCCCGATTCCAGCGCAATCTCACGGAGACCTTTGCCAACCTGTTCCGGTGCGCTCCGGAGGACAAGAGCCGCATTATCCGCGTGCTGAACCTGTGGCAAAAAAACAACGTCTTCAAGTCCGAGGTCATCCAGCCGATCTTTGACCTAGCCGACCCGAACCACCCCATCTACCATCAGATGCCTCCGGTGGGTGGCAGTGGAGGACAGGGCGTCGGCGTGGGTCCAGGACCCAGCAGCAGCGGAGCTCTTAGCCTGGCGGACATATCGAGCGGTCCGAACGGTCTGAACAGCTCCGGAATGGAAATAAGCATGAACAGCTCCGTGGGCGACGATAAAATGGGCGGTGCCATGCCCGACTTGTCG CTGGGCCATGAGAAGTTCGgtggtggcagcagcagctccaagcGTCACTACTCGGAGCAACACTACTCCAAACGCCAGTCGGTGGTCTCGTGCTCGTCCAAGACCAGCAAGTCACATCATCACAAACGGGAATATGTCAAGAGCTCGCACGACATTGAATACCAGGTGCGGGAGATCATCGAGGAAGAAGATGACGGCCTGCAGATGCTGATGGCAGATGATCACCACTGCATGGGCGACGACTCACCGCCCACTTCTTCAAACCTGTTAGAC GAGAAGAAGATCAAGCAGCTGCTAAACAATCCCAATGTGCTGCGGCAGCTCCATACGCTGCAGAACTTCCAAAACTTGAAGCCGCAGGAGGAGAACCAGAAGCATCGCTATCAGGACGAGGCACTGCAGCAGCATTTCCAGAACGTAATGAAG GGAAATGCTGGTATGCCGCCGGGCATGggaatgggcatgggcatgggcatgaaCATGAACGACAGCATGGACCTCAACAAGGATGTCGAGTTCATATCGGAGCAACAGACCATAGAG GTGATCAATCTGGATGGTGGCGATTCCCGCAGCCCGACGCCCGACCGTGATCGCTACAAGCGCAGTCGCCGGAACAGTCGCAGCCGCACGAGATCTCCGCGAGGACGTGGCGCCGGTGGAGGCACGGGCAATGATCGACGTCGGCGTGGCTCTCGTTCCCGATCGCGCAGCCGATCTCCACGCTCTAGCCGGCGACGCGGATCAAGGGACCGAGATCGCATGGATCGTAGCAACCGGGACAAGGAGCGCGATCGCGAGCACGAGCGTGAGCGGCGCAAGAAGGGATTGCCGGACATCAAAAAGGAACATCTCAGTG TATGCAGCACTACGCTGTGGGTGGGCCACCTGTCTAAGCTTGTTTACCAGGAGGAGCTGTCCGATACCTTTGGCGAGTATGGCGACATAGTGAGCATCGATCAGATTGTGCCGCGTGGATGCGCTTTTATTGTAATGAACCGACGCCAGGACGCCCACAAGGCGATGCAAGCTCTAAAGAACCACAAGCTGCAGGGACGCGCCATCACGATTTCATGGGCCGCCGGCAAGGGTGTGAAAAGCAAGGAGTGGAAGGACTACTGGGACCTCGAACTGGGTGTAACTTACATTCCTTGGTCCAAACTCAGTTCGGATACGGACTTCGACGCCCTGGAGGAGGGTGGTATGTTCGACGAAGACACTATGCCCATCCAAATGAAGCAGAAGATCAACCAGGCCAAGAATGCTGCCAAGGAGCATAAGGGTGCATCCATTGCGGAGGCAGCTGGTGCGCCAAGTGTGGGTGTTCCACCGCCAAATCTGATATTTGGCATCGATACAACCCAACCACCACCGGTTGGTCCAGTCGGCCCAGTGGGTCCTCCACCTGGTCCGGGAGCCCCACCGCCTGGGCTCATGGGTATGGTTAGGGGACAATTTCCGATGGCCCCACCCATGGGCATTAATATGCCACCGCCCATAATGATGCCGCCAACAAACATGCCGCCACCGATGATGATGCCAACGACCAACATGCCTCCTCCAATGATGATGCCGACAATGATTCCTCCTGGCTTTCCAG GCATTGGGGGACCACCACATCCTATGGGCTTGCCACCAGGAGCTCCGTTTCCTCCGCCTGGAGCTGTGCCGCCACCCATTCCCACCGGTGGGCAGATGAGCAATAGTGGCAACGTGAGCGATGATCAAATGGACATTGAAATGGACGTGGAGGACGCCCCACCTCTGCCGCCGCAGCAAGCCAACTTTAATCCGTCCCCCAGCAATGTGGACCTATCGCCGGCGGCCATGGCCAACGAGATGTTCCAGCAGCGGGACAGGGAGCGCGATCGAGATAATAGGGATCGCTCCCGGGGACCGGGCAACTCGCGCTGGGGCGGTCGAGATGATGTCGTTGAAGCGGCAGAACGCTGGCGCGCCGAAAATGGTGGTGGTCCGGGATCTGGACTCGGACCGAACGCAGCCTTTAACGAGGCACGTGCGCGCCTGAACCTAAATCCCATTGAGCACGGGATGCCGAGACCGGACTTCATGG ATTTTGATAATCGCGGTGGACCGGGTGGACCACGAGGAATGGGACCGCGTGGAAACCACAACGGTGGCCCCGGAGGCGACTTTTTCCCGCCCAACATGAATCACAATCGGTTCAATCAGCCCACTAGCTTGATGCAGATGCGCATCCCGCCGCCGGCCTCTTTCAACCAGCGCATGGGTGGTCCAGCTGGTAACGGTGGCAACGGCGTTGGGCCCATGTTTATGCGCAACCAAGGAGGTGGACCAGGTGGTGGTGGACCCAGCGGTGGTGGACCCGGCGGTGGTGGACCCGGCGGCGGTGGCCCGGGCGGACGTCAGCAGGGACCAG GTTTCTTTAATCCTCGGAACCCCTTCAATGACAACCAACGAGGACGTGGAGGTCAAGGTGGAGGCGGAGGTCGCGGCGtgggcggaggaggaggaggtggcggTCCTGGAGGTCGCGGACGTTGGAGCGACGATGAGGACGAGGGCGGAAACAACTTCAAGCGGCGTGGCGGTCCCGGTGGACCAGGCGGTAATAGATTCCGTGGCGAGCGTGGAGGCGAAATGATGGACGACCGTCGCGGCAACAATTCACGGGGTGGACGCGGAGGGCCGCGAGAGGATCGCGAACGTCCGGGCTTCGGAAACAGACGGGGCTCGCGAGATGACAGCAACCGCCATTCAATAAGTTCGACGGATGAAGGCAACAAGACGGCTTCGGAGACGGAACCCAAGCCCAAAAACGTTGAAACCGAATTAGGTAGCACCAACACCGGTGCGCCAGCTGCGGGAACTAGAGTGGACACCGAGGAGGATTGGGATCAGGAGCTTCAAGACTATGAGGCGAGAATGGAGGCCCAAAAGCCAGGCGAACGAGCATCTCAGTCTGCCAACAGTCCGCAGCAGGAAAAGCAGCCGGAGGAGAATCAAAACTTCGCAAAGCCAGCCGACGTCACCGGCGATCCTTTGGTTGCGAAATCACAAACAGAAACTTCAGCCGCCTGCACGCCCCTTTATGACGAGCTGCCACCGCCAGCAGTTCCACAGACACCAACTCAGCCCCCGAAAGAACCTCAAGGTTCTCCGCCCCGGCCGGCGCCGCAAGTCATTGAAACCGAGGCTGCGCCCCATGAGGAATCGGTTCCAGCGCCGGCTGCTGAACTCCAAACGGAGGCTCCATCCGCGGAGGAACCCCAAGCCCCAGCTGCTTCCGCCGATGTCGAAGCCGAAGCTGATCCCTAG
- the LOC6615318 gene encoding uncharacterized protein LOC6615318 isoform X3, whose protein sequence is METVVAFNNELSGLYDSRPPISKAKMAAITKSAMRAIKLYKHVVQSVEKFILKCKPEYKVPGLYVIDSIVRQSRHQYGMDKDLFAPRFQRNLTETFANLFRCAPEDKSRIIRVLNLWQKNNVFKSEVIQPIFDLADPNHPIYHQMPPVGGSGGQGVGVGPGPSSSGALSLADISSGPNGLNSSGMEISMNSSVGDDKMGGAMPDLSLGHEKFGGGSSSSKRHYSEQHYSKRQSVVSCSSKTSKSHHHKREYVKSSHDIEYQVREIIEEEDDGLQMLMADDHHCMGDDSPPTSSNLLDEKKIKQLLNNPNVLRQLHTLQNFQNLKPQEENQKHRYQDEALQQHFQNVMKGNAGMPPGMGMGMGMGMNMNDSMDLNKDVEFISEQQTIEYAALRCGWATCLSLFTRRSCPIPLASMAT, encoded by the exons ATGGAAACCGTTGTTGCCTTCAACAATGAG CTCTCCGGACTCTATGACAGCCGACCGCCCATTTCCAAGGCGAAGATGGCCGCCATCACCAAGTCGGCGATGCGGGCCATCAAGCTGTATAAGCACGTCGTCCAGAGTGTGGAGAAGTTCATCTTGAAGTGCAAGCCGGAGTACAAAGTACCCGGGCTGTATGTAATCGACTCGATAGTGCGCCAATCGCGCCACCAGTACGGCATGGACAAGGATCTGTTCGCGCCCCGATTCCAGCGCAATCTCACGGAGACCTTTGCCAACCTGTTCCGGTGCGCTCCGGAGGACAAGAGCCGCATTATCCGCGTGCTGAACCTGTGGCAAAAAAACAACGTCTTCAAGTCCGAGGTCATCCAGCCGATCTTTGACCTAGCCGACCCGAACCACCCCATCTACCATCAGATGCCTCCGGTGGGTGGCAGTGGAGGACAGGGCGTCGGCGTGGGTCCAGGACCCAGCAGCAGCGGAGCTCTTAGCCTGGCGGACATATCGAGCGGTCCGAACGGTCTGAACAGCTCCGGAATGGAAATAAGCATGAACAGCTCCGTGGGCGACGATAAAATGGGCGGTGCCATGCCCGACTTGTCG CTGGGCCATGAGAAGTTCGgtggtggcagcagcagctccaagcGTCACTACTCGGAGCAACACTACTCCAAACGCCAGTCGGTGGTCTCGTGCTCGTCCAAGACCAGCAAGTCACATCATCACAAACGGGAATATGTCAAGAGCTCGCACGACATTGAATACCAGGTGCGGGAGATCATCGAGGAAGAAGATGACGGCCTGCAGATGCTGATGGCAGATGATCACCACTGCATGGGCGACGACTCACCGCCCACTTCTTCAAACCTGTTAGAC GAGAAGAAGATCAAGCAGCTGCTAAACAATCCCAATGTGCTGCGGCAGCTCCATACGCTGCAGAACTTCCAAAACTTGAAGCCGCAGGAGGAGAACCAGAAGCATCGCTATCAGGACGAGGCACTGCAGCAGCATTTCCAGAACGTAATGAAG GGAAATGCTGGTATGCCGCCGGGCATGggaatgggcatgggcatgggcatgaaCATGAACGACAGCATGGACCTCAACAAGGATGTCGAGTTCATATCGGAGCAACAGACCATAGAG TATGCAGCACTACGCTGTGGGTGGGCCACCTGTCTAAGCTTGTTTACCAGGAGGAGCTGTCCGATACCTTTGGCGAGTATGGCGACATAG
- the LOC6615320 gene encoding uncharacterized protein LOC6615320, translated as MSSNHRPLDDSDILLIQTIRETPSLYDPQLPSFRLSQRKEEDWAKVADLLNISISDARRRWTCLRDRYSRELKQKRMHPSGEFGHNDFFRKMDFLRDFVRKRRERRGREREQKPTGWMKVDLQRRRRTRLPMDTDTLIEEQGSHAYDEGEEQHDYDAKLESHTTQSETYSVVVEADDGQEPEQESFDEFLGDTECEQKVKVVTIHPEMAAPKATSAAEPMESNHADLNYLVCMPPNANQERENSAPELSNPPAVIPQKTCETEDDFFCKSIAAYLRQLSRVHKIKAKVEMYQILEKYILLEESGTGSGAGGSG; from the coding sequence atgagcTCAAACCACCGTCCTCTGGACGATTCGGATATCCTCCTAATACAAACCATCCGCGAGACGCCGTCGCTGTACGATCCCCAGCTGCCCTCCTTCCGGCTGTCTCAGCGCAAAGAGGAGGACTGGGCAAAAGTGGCAGATTTGCTAAACATCTCCATCTCAGACGCTCGGCGACGGTGGACGTGTCTGCGGGATCGCTACTCGCGGGAGCTCAAGCAGAAGCGCATGCATCCGTCCGGCGAGTTTGGTCACAATGACTTCTTTCGGAAGATGGACTTCCTGCGGGACTTTGTGCGCAAGAGACGCGAGCGCCGAGGACGCGAACGGGAACAAAAGCCAACCGGGTGGATGAAGGTTGATTTACAGCGACGGCGTCGTACCCGCCTGCCTATGGACACAGACACCTTGATCGAGGAGCAAGGATCGCACGCCTACGATGAGGGCGAGGAGCAACACGACTACGACGCGAAGCTGGAGTCTCATACCACACAATCGGAGACGTATTCGGTGGTCGTGGAGGCGGACGATGGGCAGGAGCCCGAACAGGAGAGCTTCGATGAGTTCCTGGGCGATACGGAGTGCGAGCAAAAGGTCAAGGTGGTCACAATTCATCCGGAAATGGCTGCTCCGAAGGCGACGTCCGCAGCTGAGCCTATGGAGTCTAACCACGCGGATCTGAACTACTTGGTCTGCATGCCGCCCAATGCGAATCAGGAGCGAGAGAATTCCGCCCCAGAATTATCCAATCCGCCGGCCGTCATCCCTCAAAAGACTTGCGAAACAGAGGACGACTTCTTTTGCAAGTCGATTGCCGCGTATTTGCGCCAACTGTCGCGCGTGCACAAGATCAAGGCCAAGGTGGAGATGTACCAGATTCTGGAGAAGTACATACTGCTCGAGGAGAGCGGAACGGGGTCAGGAGCGGGCGGATCGGGCTAA
- the LOC6615321 gene encoding U6 snRNA-associated Sm-like protein LSm1, translating to MDDLNPLAGTAHLLEEVDKKLMVLLRDGRTLIGYLRSVDQFANLVLQRTIERIHVGNEYGDIPRGVFIIRGENVVLLGEIDREKEQKLPLKEISVDEILDAQRREQEQRQEKHRLVSKALKERGLAVDANIINEDFC from the exons ATGGATGACTTAAATCCGCTGGCGGGCACGGCTCACCTCCTGGAAGAGGTTGATA AGAAACTGATGGTTCTCTTGAGAGACGGACGGACTCTGATTGGGTACCTGCGATCCGTGGACCAGTTCGCCAACCTGGTGCTGCAACGCACCATCGAGCGAATACATGTGGGCAACGAGTATGGCGACATTCCCCGCGGAGTCTTTATCATTCGCGGCGAGAATGTGGTGCTACTGGGCGAAATA GACCGTGAGAAGGAGCAGAAACTGCCACTCAAAGAGATATCCGTCGATGAAATCCTGGACGCCCAGCGTAGGGAACAGGAGCAGCGGCAGGAGAAGCACCGCCTGGTATCCAAGGCACTGAAGGAACGAGGCCTGGCCGTAGATGCCAACATAATCAACGAGGACTTCTGCTAA